The Triticum dicoccoides isolate Atlit2015 ecotype Zavitan chromosome 6A, WEW_v2.0, whole genome shotgun sequence genome has a window encoding:
- the LOC119319022 gene encoding receptor-like protein EIX2, with translation MDLSRNNFYGTLPSWIGDLVNLRYLQLSHNLLHGDILPNITNLYCLRHLNLARNSISGVIPSSLSKLTAMTQANSKKHGTGKSCRSNNYGGMTKEVWLVVMKRQELKYGIGFFDVLSIDLSLNKLVGGIPNELTSLNGLLNLNLSWNHLAGQIPSRIGAMESIESLDLSRNNLCDEIPTSLSNLTYLSSLDMSYNKLAGRIPPGSQLDTIYSENPSIYTGNIGLCGPPLERNFSGNNGVEHVNQQNSEKVYDPVLFFYFGLGSGFVVGLWVVFCTLLFNKAWRVAYFRLFDKLYDNAYVFVFVTWGMINDEETTG, from the coding sequence ATGgatctttcaaggaataatttctATGGTACACTGCCGTCGTGGATTGGAGACTTGGTAAATTTAAGATATCTGCAACTAAGCCACAACTTGCTGCATGGAGATATTCTACCGAATATCACCAATCTATATTGCCTTCGTCATTTGAATTTAGCCAGAAATAGTATATCTGGAGTTATACCATCCTCTTTGTCAAAATTAACTGCTATGACACAAGCAAACTCAAAGAAACATGGGACCGGCAAGTCTTGTAGGTCCAACAACTACGGAGGAATGACAAAAGAAGTTTGGCTTGTTGTAATGAAGCGCCAAGAACTTAAGTATGGCATTGGATTTTTTGATGTGCTTAGTATTGACCTATCGCTCAACAAATTAGTTGGTGGAATTCCAAACGAGTTAACTTCTCTTAATGGACTGTTGAATTTAAACTTATCATGGAATCACTTGGCTGGTCAAATTCCTTCAAGGATTGGGGCTATGGAGTCAATTGAGTCACTGGACCTCTCAAGGAACAACCTTTGTGATGAGATCCCGACAAGCTTGTCAAATTTGACATATTTAAGTTCATTGGACATGTCATATAACAAGCTTGCTGGAAGAATTCCCCCAGGCAGTCAACTTGACACAATCTACTCCGAGAACCCGTCCATATATACTGGTAATATTGGCCTGTGTGGCCCTCCTCTCGAAAGGAATTTCTCAGGAAACAATGGCGTTGAGCATGTCAATCAACAAAACAGTGAGAAGGTCTACGACCCGGTGTTATTCTTTTACTTTGGACTTGGGTCTGGGTTTGTGGTTGGCCTCTGGGTCGTATTTTGCACTCTACTATTCAACAAAGCATGGAGAGTTGCCTATTTTCGACTCTTCGACAAGTTGTATGAcaatgcatatgtgtttgtgtttgttaCTTGGGGCATGATAAATGACGAGGAAACTACAGGTTGA
- the LOC119319024 gene encoding receptor-like protein EIX2, whose amino-acid sequence MDHSPAKFVLLLMAAAATWSSVFPVADARSARVITTGCTLREREALLAFKKGINDTEDDLVSWHEGNQDCCRWEGITCDNATGHVVGLDLGFWTSFLADQISPSLLSLEHLESLSLQYSGLCDDAHHIPEFLGSFKNLTHLTLFGMLCHGEAPPHLGNLSKLEHLVLSAPATSKERDLKDISWLTRLPLLSYLGLSYLDLSSVVDWPLVVSMTPSLEYLDLSNCSLPSAARSLPHLNTTNLKHLDLSRNYFGHPVASCWFWNITSVEYLDLSNTTLYGPFPDALGNMTSSSG is encoded by the coding sequence ATGGATCACTCGCCCGCCAAGTTCGTCCTGCTCCTCATGGCGGCAGCGGCAACCTGGAGCAGCGTCTTCCCCGTCGCCGACGCGCGGTCGGCTCGTGTAATCACCACGGGTTGCACACTGCGCGAGCGGGAAGCCCTGCTGGCCTTCAAGAAGGGCATCAACGACACTGAGGACGACCTCGTGTCGTGGCACGAGGGGAACCAAGATTGCTGCCGATGGGAAGGCATCACCTGTGACAACGCAACCGGCCATGTCGTGGGGCTTGACCTAGGCTTCTGGACTTCTTTCTTGGCCGACCAGATAAGTCCTTCCTTACTTTCTCTTGAGCATTTGGAGAGCCTCAGCCTCCAGTACTCGGGGCTGTGCGACGATGCACATCATATTCCAGAGTTCCTGGGTTCTTTCAAGAATTTGACACATCTCACTCTCTTCGGCATGCTTTGCCATGGCGAAGCGCCTCCTCACCTCGGCAACCTGTCGAAGCTGGAGCATCTCGTCCTCTCCGCCCCTGCTACCAGCAAAGAGAGGGACCTAAAAGATATCTCATGGTTAACCCGTTTACCTCTCTTGTCATATCTTGGCTTGAGCTATTTGGACCTCAGCTCAGTTGTTGATTGGCCTCTTGTGGTGAGCATGACCCCCTCCTTGGAGTACCTCGACCTTTCTAACTGCTCACTTCCAAGTGCAGCCCGGTCCCTCCCACACCTAAACACCACAAATCTTAAGCACCTTGACCTCTCCCGTAACTACTTTGGCCATCCGGTTGCATCCTGTTGGTTTTGGAACATAACAAGCGTCGAGTACCTCGACCTCTCAAATACCACTCTATATGGTCCATTTCCTGATGCACTGGGAAATATGACCTCCTCCAGTGGCTAG
- the LOC119319236 gene encoding uncharacterized protein LOC119319236 has translation MNRTTADWLVRLEPYVIEWETANTNLWHENHNFDLNEFNLYLRRYMTGTRLRIVEHSHPEEIPDPTPWDMYPSYDTSGSRQYAASLTHDIYNDVTTFGRSLSSGPLLQHRPLLHPFLERIQNKIRTMYEAITCTRRTDVVQHQQQQPRHSTHRHQPHPRLAFSRQPGHPVLINLAVQRGSNHNTMVPRRASCFLHSHSNTVHRRASCFLHSHSSTVPRLASCLSQSSRHSQQEPTDIRRLCRHHMIRGGVINIPRRTYRLRCRSTPSG, from the exons ATGAACAGGACAACTGCTGACTGGCTAGTTAGACTAGAGCCGTATGTTATAGAATGGGAGACAGCAAACACAAATCTATGGCACGAGAATCACAATTTTGATCTCAATGAATTCAATCTCTATTTGCGGCGCTACATGACTGGAACACGGTTACGCATCGTTGAGCACTCCCACCCAGAGGAGATACCGGATCCTACTCCGTGGGATATGTACCCGAGCTATGATACTTCGGGCTCTAGGCAGTACGCG GCTTCCTTGACGCACGATATCTACAACGACGTGACCACCTTTGGACGATCACTGTCGTCTGGACCTCTTCTTCAGCACCGTCCACTGCTACACCCCTTCTTGGAACGAATTCAGAACAAGATACGGACTATGTACGAGGCTATCACGTGCACCCGGAGAACCGACGTTGttcagcaccagcagcagcagccgcgTCACTCCACGCACCGACATCAACCACATCCACGTCTAGCATTCAGCCGACAACCAGGGCACCCCGTCCTGATCAACCTGGCAGTTCAACGTGGCAGCAACCACAACACTATGGTCCCACGTCGAGCTTCGTGTTTTCTCCACAGCCACAGCAACACGGTCCATCGTCGAGCTTCGTGTTTTCTCCACAGCCACAGCAGCACGGTCCCTCGTCTAGCTTCGTGTTTGAGCCAGAGCAGCCGTCACAGCCAGCAG GAGCCTACGGATATCAGGCGTCTATGTCGGCATCACATGATACGTGGGGGAGTGATCAACATCCCGAGGAGAACATACAGGCTCAGATGTCGCAGCACACCCAGTGGATGA